The following nucleotide sequence is from Tribolium castaneum strain GA2 chromosome 5, icTriCast1.1, whole genome shotgun sequence.
GAAAACACAAGGAATTATATAATTACTCTCTTCATTTGGTGATTCAAaatatcacaatttttttctgaatataattttaaagaaaaataattgaacaaTTAAGAGTTGAATGagcgtgtttttttttgtccagTTACGCCACACGCGCGTCCACACCGGCGAGCGCCCCTACGTGTGCAACATTTGCGGACGGGCCTTCACCCAGTCCAACGACTTGGCGCTCCACATGCGCCGGCACACGGGGGCGCGGCCCTACGCCTGTGGCATGTGTCCGGCGCGTTTTATCCAATCCGGACAGTTGAAAACCCACCGACGTACCACCGGCCATTGGGTGGAGACCCAGCCGGACCTGAAAGGGGGCCACCGGGTCGAGCCTGTCACCCCCGTGATGGAGCCCACCCCCATTCGGTTCAAAACCCACGGCAAGAAAAAGGACGACGAGGTGGACGAAGCCAAGGGCAAAATTCTGGCCCATACGATGGGCCTGATGGGGCCGTTGAACGTCTCAGGGGAGAATCTGGTGATTGACCCGAAAATTGTCGAATTGCAAAATTCGGGTTTGATCAATTTGATGGGTGCAGGGGAGGTGAAGTTCAAAGAGGGCGGGTTTGTGGTGTCGCAGGTGAAGAGTGAGGGGGAGAAGGTTCAAGGGTTTGGGCAAGGGGGCGCCGTGACGTACTCGATAGTGGCGCCCGTGGCGAGTTCGACGACTTTCACGGCCGCGGATTATAGCAATTATCAGAATTTCGGTTGAATAGGAGAGTAATTTAAGTGATAACTTAGTTATTGTGTGTTTGAGTAAGAAGTGTCTGAAAAATAAGAGGGCGACACGCGTGACTGATGTGCCAGTTTGAAGTACGAGTAGTTTCGAACTACAGCGCCAGTTCGGATTCAGTTTTCATAGTCTGATCAATGTATATTTGTCAGTTCGTGTTTACTATTAAGAATCTATGAATAAACTTAATATATTCTGATATGAAAAATCAGAGCGCGTTTCTCATTTCTTAACTATTCCCAGTCAACACACACGAGTGCAGTTATGTAATAAACTTTAATCAagctatttaaaataacaatataatCACAATATCCCATTTACACCGTAATAAGTTGGCCCGAACACCACGGACAATGATGTATATTCTCAGCCGGTTGTACCAAGTTACTGGTTTTAATCTCCGACAGGAGTGCGATTATTTCTTCTGCTGTTTCGGTACTTTGAGTATCACTCGGTTCGACTGTGAACGTATTCTGCGCGATTTTATTGATTTCGTTACTGATTTTCGCGTGTTCTTCGCATAGATGATTGTCGTGGTGATGTTCCAGCAATTCGGACGGAACGGCTCCTTTTTCAAGGACCAGCTTTTTCACCAATTCGTTCAATTTGTCTAGCTTGGCTTTCATCAATTCGCGGTCATTGGCTAACTGTGACAATTGCTGGTCTTTTTCAAtcgctttttgttttaatagaCTCCTCTGTTGTTGATAGAGCGCCACATACTCTCCTATCGTCTCGGTCTCACCTTGCAATTGCAACACCAGGTGTTCGAGACGTTGCTTCTCCTCTGTTAAATTGGCAATGTCTTCCATCGTCTTCAAAAATTTCTCTTCCAAATGTTTCATGGCCGCCTCTTTGTCCAAAACAATTCCATTGTGGTTGCTATCAGTGGCATCTTTTGTCTCATTCTCTCGTAACTCTTTTACGTCACTACTACACACTTTCAATTGTTTTATCTCTTCGTTCAGTTTTTCGATAGTTTGATTGGCTTGAAACAGCTCGTTTTGTAACGCTTGTGAACTATGATCCTGTGCCTCGTAATGCCTCAACCTATCGTTCAACTGTTCACTCTGCAGCAACTGTTTGTCGAGCTCGGACGAGTTCTCCCGAAGATGCGACAACTCCTTATCTTTGATTTCAATCGCGTCGGCCAAAGTTTGCAAATGCAGCtctgttttttgcaatttttcgaaCAATTCCTTATTGTTGCGCTGCTCGATTGTCAGTTTTTCGGTCAATTCGATTTTGTCATTATTctgtaacaataataataaagacaaCTCCTTTAAAACCGAGCGTTACTTACCAACTTCATGAAAACTTCCTGCATACTGTCCATCTGATTCTTCAATTCGGTGTTTTGAGACACGGCTCTGGCCGCTGCGACTTTGTCACTTTCCATAATTGCTAATAATTTTCCACTGTCGGGCTGATTGGTCCTCAACTCCTCTACGATCCGCTCCAGCTCACTTATACTCTCTCCTTTGGCTTCCAACTCCTTCAAAAGCAACTCCTTTTCGTTTGCTGCTTTAACATTCTCCTCTTGCAACTCCACGTTTTCGGTTTTGAGTCTCTCGACTAATTCTAGGGCGGCTTCGAGTTCGGCTTTTGTTTCAGTGGTGGGTTTTTGCACGGCAAAGGACACTTGATCGTTCTGCAAATTTTGCAGTTGTTTCTCCAACTCGCCGATGTGTTTAATCCTGTCCTGTTCGCGTATCGCCAGAGATTCGTTCTCCTTCTGAGACGTCTCTAATCGAGTCGCCAGACTCGACAATTGCGCGTTCAACTGTTGGGCATATTGCTGGTACTGTAGACTAGACTCCTCCCTCTCTTTCGATAAAGTTTTAACTGTTTGGCTCAAATCGGCGACTTGTTTCTCAAGAGCGAACTTCTCCTGAGTCAGTTTCTCGATCTCACTGCTGTCTTGATCCCCAGTTGTGAGTTGCTGGATTTTAATATTGGCCATGGACAGTTGATTGGACAACTCCTTGATCTGCTGTTGGAACTCGACGCAACTTTCAGAGCTACTTTTGAGTTTTTCTCGAGCTTCAAGCAAATCCTGGAGCAGTTCCTCTTTTTCATCTTTCACAGACTGGTAGCTCTGTTTCAACTTTTCCAACTCGGAGTTTTGTTCGCGTCCCATGTTGTCGTATTGCGACTTTTCGTTCTTAAGGAGCGCAACTTCACGTTCAAGGTCTGCGACACGTGATCTGGAAGTTTTCAAGCGACCTTGTAACTCCTCGCATTCGGCTGTTTTCTGTTTCGCCGCCAACTGGAATTGGCTGAGATTTGCAACTAATTCGGCCTTTTCCGCCACGAGAATTCCCACAGTTTGGACATGACATTGTAACTCTTCTCGAAGAGTGCTAACTTCGTGCTCTACTCTAGTATCGGTGTTCAATTGTTTGTCTTTAAGCTCGGCCTCTAATTGGCTGAGCTTCGTTTGATATTCTCTCAAACTAGCGTTCAGTTCTTCATTTTTCACCTTTTCCTGATTGAGCAGTTCCGCCAACTCTTGATTCCGAATTTCTAGCGGTGACTCGCCCCCCAGTGGCTCATTTTCAGGGGGGCTTATTAATTCGGCCATTTGGTCCTGCAACTGGCGCAGACTCTCAACTGTGGACAACTGGGGGCGTGGGGAAGGTTTCTGGTCAAATTTGACGCTGTCAAAGGCTTGGAAGTTGGAAATTTCgtcatttttattgtcttcAGGTACTGAAAACGCGTGGTTTTGGTCACCATTGAGATTATTTGAGGGCGTGATGCACGCGAAAGGGTCgttattttgtgaaaaattatcgaaaaatGCCGTTGGCTGCTGATAGCCGTTGTTGAAGTTTACATTACTGAAGTAATTTGGAAGTTGCGCTGGTTCATTTGTGAGACCTTCCACAGGTGTCTGCTCGCGACTTGTGGGTGGTGACTCGACAAGTTCGGGTGCTTTCTGGGCAGTGTTCttctttttttccttttttaattcCTTGAACTAGAAGCAAAACAATGATGTGGCCTAATTGGACTAGGGGGTTTTAAAAAAAGCGTGTGCATTTTCTCATTACCTAGACGTGTTAGAAGCTAAACAAGCGTAAATggcattttttggtaattacCTTTTTTCTAGCAGATGCCAATTTTTGGGCTTTTGACACATCTgccatattttttgttgacaTGTGTCAAACACGTCACAGTTTAAATGTCATCGAAATAGGGGATTTCATGATGAGGGTTGGTGCAAGAGGTATAAAAGTCGCGTTACGTTGGCAATGGTGCTATTTTCCGGTGAGTTTTTGTCTGGT
It contains:
- the LOC103313237 gene encoding golgin subfamily A member 2, with product MSTKNMADVSKAQKLASARKKFKELKKEKKKNTAQKAPELVESPPTSREQTPVEGLTNEPAQLPNYFSNVNFNNGYQQPTAFFDNFSQNNDPFACITPSNNLNGDQNHAFSVPEDNKNDEISNFQAFDSVKFDQKPSPRPQLSTVESLRQLQDQMAELISPPENEPLGGESPLEIRNQELAELLNQEKVKNEELNASLREYQTKLSQLEAELKDKQLNTDTRVEHEVSTLREELQCHVQTVGILVAEKAELVANLSQFQLAAKQKTAECEELQGRLKTSRSRVADLEREVALLKNEKSQYDNMGREQNSELEKLKQSYQSVKDEKEELLQDLLEAREKLKSSSESCVEFQQQIKELSNQLSMANIKIQQLTTGDQDSSEIEKLTQEKFALEKQVADLSQTVKTLSKEREESSLQYQQYAQQLNAQLSSLATRLETSQKENESLAIREQDRIKHIGELEKQLQNLQNDQVSFAVQKPTTETKAELEAALELVERLKTENVELQEENVKAANEKELLLKELEAKGESISELERIVEELRTNQPDSGKLLAIMESDKVAAARAVSQNTELKNQMDSMQEVFMKLNNDKIELTEKLTIEQRNNKELFEKLQKTELHLQTLADAIEIKDKELSHLRENSSELDKQLLQSEQLNDRLRHYEAQDHSSQALQNELFQANQTIEKLNEEIKQLKVCSSDVKELRENETKDATDSNHNGIVLDKEAAMKHLEEKFLKTMEDIANLTEEKQRLEHLVLQLQGETETIGEYVALYQQQRSLLKQKAIEKDQQLSQLANDRELMKAKLDKLNELVKKLVLEKGAVPSELLEHHHDNHLCEEHAKISNEINKIAQNTFTVEPSDTQSTETAEEIIALLSEIKTSNLVQPAENIHHCPWCSGQLITV